The genomic segment ATCAAGTCCCTCATACTAATAATCATTACTTCAAATAATTTCTTCATCATTTGAACCATAACACCCATCATAATGAACAGAACGATGAAACTAACCCCAATCTTGATTGGGAAACCTACAACGAAAATATTTAATTGTGGCACCGCTCTTGCAGTGATTCCAAGTGCTAAATCGACGAGGAATAATGTTGCGACGATTGGAATTGACATTTGGAAGGCGATTGCAAATGAGGTTGCAAAAGTCCGAATGACGAAATCAACCATTCCCTCTTGACCAAAGGCCGGCCAAAGTTGATCTGCCGGGATGAATTGGTAGCTATAAAAAATACCATCCAAGAGCATATGATGGCCGTTTAACGCCAGTAATAATAGAATCGCCAACGAGTTAAAAAATTGACCAAGAAGTGGAGATTGCGCTCCAGTTTGCGGATCAATAACGTTCGCAATTGCAAATCCCATTTGAAAATCGATAAAACCGCCAGCGATTTGAATGGCAGACATAACGATGAACGCGATGATTCCAATGAATAATCCTGTCATTGCCTCTTTCACGACTAACAATAGATACGCTCCATTAATCTCCAGTACAGGCATGTCCACTGTATAGACCATCGCCCACGCAAGCAAAGCACCAAATATGATACGCTGAGTAGACGGTATTGCACGATAAGAAAATAGTGGCAGTGTAACAAAAAATGCAGTAACTCGAGTCAGGATAAGTAAGTATGCTGCTAATGAAGGGACTAGTTCTTCCATTTAATCACCCGATATACCGTCCAAGATTCTCAAAGATATCCGCTGTAAACGTTGTAACCCGTGCTAGCATCCATGGACCAAAAATGACAATTCCAACTAGGACAGAAACAATTTTAGGCACGAATGCTAGTGTCTGTTCCTGAATCTGCGTGGTTGCCTGGAAAATACTCACGGAAAGCCCTGTCACTAGTGCAAGGATAAGGAGTGGGCCTGAAGTCAAAAGAATGACCCAGATTGCACGCTCAGCTATCTCTACGACTAATTCCTCTGTCATTCAAAACCCCTCCTAAAAACTTTGCAACAATGATTTAATAATGAGATACCATCCGTCAACAAGGACGAATAGCAATATTTTAAACGGTAACGAGATCATAACTGGTGGTAACATCATCATCCCCATCGACATAAGGATACTCGCTACAATCATATCGATAACTAAAAATGGTATGAAGATCATAAAACCCATTTGGAATGCAGTTTTAATTTCACTCAAAGCAAATGCCGGAACTAACATTGTCAGTGAAATGTCTTCAAGTGATTCAGGTCGATCCGCTTTATTGTAACGAAGGAATAACTCCAAATCCTTCTGCCGAGTATGCTTACTCATAAATTCTTTAAGTGGGATACTTCCCTTTTCATAAGCTTCTTCAAGCGAAATCTCGTCCGCAAATAGCGGAGTAAGAGCCTGATCATTCACTTGCTGAAACGTTGGAGCCATGATGAAAAACGTCAGGAACAGTGCTAGTCCAACAATTACCTGGTTTGGAGGCATTTGTTGCGTTGCAAGTGCCGTTCTGACGAATGACAGAACGATGACAATCCTTGCAAAAGAAGTCATTAAAATTAGAATAGCTGGCGCTAAGGACAATACAGTCAGAAGTAGCATCATTTTGATAGATGTCGATACATTTGACGGATCACTGTCTGAAAAAAACTGAGCAATATCATTCATCGCGGTTGCGCTCCTTTTCTGTCAACCGGCTGATATGCCGTTTTCTCTCTTCTTTCATCTCCTCAAGCCTTGATTGAAAAACAGTACTGAAATCGGGTGATTCTTCCGTTTTCACACTCGAGTTACTCTTCGATTTACCCGCTACTTTAGCAAGTATCCGATTGAGCATCCCGGATACTATCTCCGTACTATTATCACCCGCGTAGAATTCAACTAGTTTGTCAATTTCATCGGGATCCGTAATTTCTTTTAACAATCGGATATCGTCTCCGACCCCGATAAGGTAATAGGATTCGCCTATGACGACCAGTTGAATCGATTTATGCTGTCCGAGCGAAATACCACCCATGTTTTTCATAAGTCGATTTTTATCGTAGAGCTTATTTTTCCGATTAACGAACTTCAATAGACCAAATAATAATCCAAGGACGAACACTAAAGCGAATAACGTTTTTATGTAGTCCCCCGCGGAGGAACCGACATCCGCCTTGTCCGTAGTGAGATCTTCAGCGGGCGGTGTTATAGCGTCCTCATCGGTGTCCGTACTGGTACCCTTTTCCGGTTCTTTGTTAAATAGTTCGGACACCGGTTTATTCGGATCAGTATCGGTCTCTGCGTGGACGGATACGTATGGCAATTGGGTTACTAGGAAGATAAGTAGAATAAAAGCTGACAAGAATTTTTGTACAATCGTTAATTTCATCCTTCGATTATCCTAATGCTTTTTCGATTGCTTCAACAACACGATCTGCCTGGAATGGTTTGACGATAAAGTCTTTTGCACCAGCTTGAATCGCATCGATTACCATTGCCTGCTGCCCCATTGCTGAACACATGATGATTTTTGCCGCAGGGTCTTTTTCTTTTATTGCTTTTAAAGCTGCAATACCATCCATTTCAGGCATTGTAATGTCCATTGTGACAAGATCAGGTTTTAAATCGAAATACTTTTCAATAGCTTGTACACCGTCTGCTGCTTCACCAACCACTTCGAAATTGTTTTTTGTCAAAATATCTTTTATCATCATTCGCATGAAAGCTGCATCGTCTACTATTAATATACGTCTACTCATTATCATTACCCCCGTTAAATTATCTTAAATTATTTAAACGTTCCGCTTGGCTTAGAATATCTGTGATTCGTACCCCGAAGTTTTCGTCGATAACGACAACTTCCCCTTTTGCGATATGGCGGTTGTTTACTAATATATCAACCGGTTCTCCCGCAAGTTTGTCCAATTCAATAATGGAACCGCTCGACATTTCCAAAATCTCCTTAACCGAACGCTTTGTTCTGCCAAGTTCGACCGTTACTTGTAAAGGTATATCAAGGAGCATGTTCAAGTTATTGGACTCTGACTTATTTAAAGATGGACTTTCAAAGTTGGCAAACTGTGCCTGCTGTACTTGTACCTGCGGTTGTTGCGGACGCATTTGCATCTGCTGTTGCGGTGCTGGCTGTCCGTATTGTGTGTCATAAACCGGTTGCTGCTTACCATGGTCATAACCATTTTGTTCGTACGACTGCTGCTGCACTTGTTGTTGATGTGCTGGCTGTTGGATAGGAGTGGATTGCTGTTCTGTTGGTCGAGTCATCTCGGCAACTGCCGCAGTTTCCTCTTCTGCATCACCACCCATGAGAGAGGCAACTAATTTCTTCCCAAATCCTAGTGGAACTAATTGCATAATGTTTGAATCGATCAGGTCGCCTACTTTAAGTGCAAACGATACTTTAATCATTAAATCATCTTCGGGAATAAGATCCCGTCCTTGGTCTTCAAGAACGTCCATCAAGTCAATTGTTGGCGGTGAAATGTCGACTTTTTTATTGAACAAAGTCGACATCGAAGTCGCCGCTGAACCCATCATTTGATTCATCGCCTCTTGGACCGCACTCAAATGGATTTCACCAAGGTCTGTATTTGGATTTAAACCATTGCCGCCTAACATAAGATCCGCAATGATCGCTGCATCGCTTTGTTTTATAACAAGTAAGTTCATACCGCTAAGACCCACTGTATAGTCTACCTTAATGGCCACATATGGATGAATGAATTCTACTTCTAAAGCTTCTTTATCCACAACCGATATAGTCGGCGTCGTTATTTCAACTTTCTGTCCGAGCAATGCAGATAATGCTGTTGCAGAACTACCGAAAGAGATATTACCAATTTCACCAAGCGCATCTTTTTCCATATCGTCTAAATAATCTGCAGTAATTATTCCCTGAGTGGTGGAGTCCTTAGGCTCATCGGTCGACAAAGGCTCCCCACGAAGTAATGCTTCAATTTCTTCCTGCGAAAGGATATTATCACTCATCATCTTCATCCCCTCCGATCTTTGTATCTATTATCTGAACAGCCATCTTATTTTTCAATTGCCCCGGCTGTGCCGTGAATTTAGGAATACCACCAATGTTTATAACGAGTGGATCGTCAATTTTACGGTCTAGCTTTACGACATCCCCCGCTTGAAGGTAGAGGAAATCCTCAATTGTCATCTCTGCATTGCCAAGTTCCGCGATAACAGACAAAGGAGCTTGTTTTAAACGTTTTTCAATAACCATACTTTGCTCTGTCGTAGGCTCTTTCTTGTTGGTCTGCATCCAATAACGTACCGATAAGTTCGGAACGATTGGTTCAAGAACGACGTGTGGAATACAGATATTGATCATTCCACTAGATTCTCCGATGATAATATTGAAAGAGATAACGACGACCGTTTCATTCGGCGATATCATTTGAAGGAATTGAGGATTGACTTCAATCTCAGTTAAGAATGGGTCGATATCAATAATTCCTGACCATGCCTCGCGTAAATTGTCAAATGAACGTTCAAATAAATTTGTCATAATCTTCAATTCAATTTCAGTCAGATTATCGACTTTTCCCGGACTTTCTCCAACCCCACCCATCATTCGATCGAGCATCGTATAAGCAATATTCGGATTTACTTCCATCAGGATATTACCGTCTAACGGTGGAACTTCAAAAATATTAATTAAGGTCATATTCGGAATTGAACGTATAAATTCCTCGAACGGAATCTGATCAACCGATGCAACACTAATTTGGACATACGTTCGTAGTTGTGCTGAAAAATACGTTGTTAATAGTCTTGCAAAGTTCTCATGAATTCTCGTTAAACTGCGAATCTGATCTTTAGAAAATCGAAGGGCACGTTTAAAATCATACACTTTTACTTTCCGTGTCTCATCTTCTTTTTTCATGTCTTCTGCAGACATTTCCCCTGTTGAAATCGCAGATAATAATGCGTCGATCTCACTTTGGGATAATATATCCCCGGCCATTATATGGTCACCTCCCGCTATCAGACTCTAGTGTAACTACTTGACTATATAGGTGAATTCAATTGAATCCGTTGCGGCGCTAGGGGGTGCCTCTCGCCCAGTTTATATAGTAATATGGGTATTCATTTGTTCAACTTGACTAGTTATTGAATAATGTAAGATACGATATAGACTTTTTGAACTTCCCCATTTTGCATTAGTGGGTTGAGATGTGCTATTAAGGCATCCTCAAATGCCTTTTTGCCAGCTTTCCCTTCAAGGTCTTTCGACGTCATCTCGGAAAGTTCTTGGATAACAATATTTTTCACTTGGAAGTCCCTTTTTGCAAGTTCTTCTCCAGCCAACTTATTATCTGTCTGGATTTTCAAAGTGAGACGTACAAATTGTTGGTTGCCAAGGTTTGTCGTAATTTCTTCTATATCAACTGATGATTCGATAATCTCATCAATTGTTGGCTCTTTTACTTCATCACCTTTATTCAGCTGCATAACGAGAATGAGTATAACTGCGCCGATAAGTGTGATACAAACTAGTATAATAAGAGATACCGACAGCACTTTATTCTTCATCTTCTTCACTCCATATATGCGGATTTGATAATAACTGGACCGCCTTATAAAACTTGATAATACGGCTATTCACCTCGTCAGCCGTATCAAGGACAACATATTTCGTTCCTGTCGTAAGAGTAATCGTCGTGTCAGGAAATGACTCGACTTTCTCTATGTACAGCGCGTTCAATGTAAATTCGGTTTTATTTAGACGCGTAACTCGTATCATATGTAAGGGGCCGGGCACAGAGCCGGCCCGACCCTCCTTTTCTAGTGAAGCTATGTTAGATTACCTGTGCTGTGATTTGTGATTCATGATTAGTTATCGTTTCAAGTTAACAAGTTCTTGTAGGATTTCATCGGATGTTGTGATAATCCGCGTGTTTGCTTGGAAACCACGTTGTGCGACAATCATTTCTGTAAATTCTTCAGCTAGGTCGACGTTGGACATTTCTAGGAAACCGGATTCTACTTTTCCAAAACCTTGTTGAAGAGCAACACCAGTTAATACTTCACCGGAGTTCGCAGTTTCTCTGAATAGGTTACCGCCTGTTTTCTCAAGACCACCTGGGTTTGAGAATTTTGCCATTTGAATTTGCCCTGCTTCTTGAAGAGTTGCCTTATTGTCTGACATTACCTTGTCGAAAACATCTTTAGCTGTATTATATGGTCCTCGAAGTGGTGTTAACGTAGTTGTAGCTGCACCTACTGCAGTTGTAGCTGCGACTTCAGCAGCTAAAGCTGTGACTTCCACAGCTTTAGCTGCTGACACTGCAGTCGCATCGGCTGGAACCAAAGCTTCAGCTTTTTTCACATCTGCTTGAGCTTTTTTCACATCTGTTTCAGCTTTTTTCAAAGTAGCTTCAGCTGTATTCAAAACCACTTCAGCAGCTTTAAAATTCTTTTCAATTGGATTAAATATAACCTCTGCCGCTGCAATTTTAGCGGCACCGCCTGGTGGTAGATCCACAAAATAAACAGTACCATCTTGACCTACTGACATAGATGATGCCGTAGTAGGTATCGTAATCTTGCCTAACTCACCTTGCACATATCTCCCGTCACCATCAACTAGATCTCCACTACTATCCATGTAAAAATTCCCTGCTCTTGTATACATAGTTTCATTGCCTTGCATCACTTGGAAAAAACCATCTCCAGCAACGGCAAGATCTAATGTATTCCCTGTAAATTGTGTAGACCCACCTGTATGAAGCGTGTCAATCGCAGCAATTTGGGATCCAAGTCCAACTTGTTTTGGGTTGACCCCACCGCGTGCATCGCCCGGTGCCGAAGCGCCTGCTACAGTTTGTGATATCAAGTCTTTAAAAATCGTACGACCTTTTTTAAATCCGTACGTATTAACGTTTGCGATATTGTTACCAATTACATCTAGTTTTGTTTGGAAGTTTCGTAGACCTGAAATCCCTGAGTACATTGAACGTAACATTTATATTTTTCCCCTTTCGATTTTAAAAAGTGTAACCGCATCTATCAGTCAGCGGTTATTGGCATCCATAAAGGTCCTGCCGAATTTTAACTAAGCACAATTGTGCCGTCGATGTTCGTAAATAATTGATCTCTCGCTTCCATGCGATCCATCGCTGTAATGACTGTAGAGTTCTTTGCACTTACGATAAGTGCTGCCTGGTCCATCAAAACGAGCGATTCTTTAATTCCCTTTAACTTTGCCTCGTTCACCTTCTCAGTGACATGTGCCCACTCAGCATCCGTTATCTGGATGTTTCGTTCTGCCAAACGCTCTGATGCGTGTTTGCTTATTTTAAGTTCAGAAGGCTGCGCCGCTTTGTTCAGATGTTCGAGAAACGATTGCTTTGGGCTTGGTGTTGATGCCAGTGCCTGTCCTTGACGAATAAGCGGCTGTGATGGAATACGATGGAGGTTTAGTTTGTCCATACAATCGCTCCGTTCTTTGTTATTTGCTTATCGATGTAAAGTTTTTACCGTCAATGCGGGTACCGTCTTCTAAGATATATTGCAGTTTTCCATCTTTATTGGAAACCGAAGCGACTATACCTATCTTCTCTTCTTCACCGTCGATATAGCCGACTTTCTTGCCGATTAGCATGCTCGCTTCAACAAGGCTGTTCGTTCCACTTGAACCAGACATTACTTCTGAAATATTACCTGGTGTCAA from the Sporosarcina psychrophila genome contains:
- the fliM gene encoding flagellar motor switch protein FliM encodes the protein MAGDILSQSEIDALLSAISTGEMSAEDMKKEDETRKVKVYDFKRALRFSKDQIRSLTRIHENFARLLTTYFSAQLRTYVQISVASVDQIPFEEFIRSIPNMTLINIFEVPPLDGNILMEVNPNIAYTMLDRMMGGVGESPGKVDNLTEIELKIMTNLFERSFDNLREAWSGIIDIDPFLTEIEVNPQFLQMISPNETVVVISFNIIIGESSGMINICIPHVVLEPIVPNLSVRYWMQTNKKEPTTEQSMVIEKRLKQAPLSVIAELGNAEMTIEDFLYLQAGDVVKLDRKIDDPLVINIGGIPKFTAQPGQLKNKMAVQIIDTKIGGDEDDE
- the fliR gene encoding flagellar biosynthetic protein FliR, translating into MEELVPSLAAYLLILTRVTAFFVTLPLFSYRAIPSTQRIIFGALLAWAMVYTVDMPVLEINGAYLLLVVKEAMTGLFIGIIAFIVMSAIQIAGGFIDFQMGFAIANVIDPQTGAQSPLLGQFFNSLAILLLLALNGHHMLLDGIFYSYQFIPADQLWPAFGQEGMVDFVIRTFATSFAIAFQMSIPIVATLFLVDLALGITARAVPQLNIFVVGFPIKIGVSFIVLFIMMGVMVQMMKKLFEVMIISMRDLMLILGGG
- a CDS encoding flagellar hook-basal body complex protein is translated as MLRSMYSGISGLRNFQTKLDVIGNNIANVNTYGFKKGRTIFKDLISQTVAGASAPGDARGGVNPKQVGLGSQIAAIDTLHTGGSTQFTGNTLDLAVAGDGFFQVMQGNETMYTRAGNFYMDSSGDLVDGDGRYVQGELGKITIPTTASSMSVGQDGTVYFVDLPPGGAAKIAAAEVIFNPIEKNFKAAEVVLNTAEATLKKAETDVKKAQADVKKAEALVPADATAVSAAKAVEVTALAAEVAATTAVGAATTTLTPLRGPYNTAKDVFDKVMSDNKATLQEAGQIQMAKFSNPGGLEKTGGNLFRETANSGEVLTGVALQQGFGKVESGFLEMSNVDLAEEFTEMIVAQRGFQANTRIITTSDEILQELVNLKR
- the fliY gene encoding flagellar motor switch phosphatase FliY: MSDNILSQEEIEALLRGEPLSTDEPKDSTTQGIITADYLDDMEKDALGEIGNISFGSSATALSALLGQKVEITTPTISVVDKEALEVEFIHPYVAIKVDYTVGLSGMNLLVIKQSDAAIIADLMLGGNGLNPNTDLGEIHLSAVQEAMNQMMGSAATSMSTLFNKKVDISPPTIDLMDVLEDQGRDLIPEDDLMIKVSFALKVGDLIDSNIMQLVPLGFGKKLVASLMGGDAEEETAAVAEMTRPTEQQSTPIQQPAHQQQVQQQSYEQNGYDHGKQQPVYDTQYGQPAPQQQMQMRPQQPQVQVQQAQFANFESPSLNKSESNNLNMLLDIPLQVTVELGRTKRSVKEILEMSSGSIIELDKLAGEPVDILVNNRHIAKGEVVVIDENFGVRITDILSQAERLNNLR
- the fliL gene encoding flagellar basal body-associated protein FliL → MKNKVLSVSLIILVCITLIGAVILILVMQLNKGDEVKEPTIDEIIESSVDIEEITTNLGNQQFVRLTLKIQTDNKLAGEELAKRDFQVKNIVIQELSEMTSKDLEGKAGKKAFEDALIAHLNPLMQNGEVQKVYIVSYIIQ
- a CDS encoding TIGR02530 family flagellar biosynthesis protein, whose product is MDKLNLHRIPSQPLIRQGQALASTPSPKQSFLEHLNKAAQPSELKISKHASERLAERNIQITDAEWAHVTEKVNEAKLKGIKESLVLMDQAALIVSAKNSTVITAMDRMEARDQLFTNIDGTIVLS
- the fliP gene encoding flagellar type III secretion system pore protein FliP (The bacterial flagellar biogenesis protein FliP forms a type III secretion system (T3SS)-type pore required for flagellar assembly.), whose protein sequence is MNDIAQFFSDSDPSNVSTSIKMMLLLTVLSLAPAILILMTSFARIVIVLSFVRTALATQQMPPNQVIVGLALFLTFFIMAPTFQQVNDQALTPLFADEISLEEAYEKGSIPLKEFMSKHTRQKDLELFLRYNKADRPESLEDISLTMLVPAFALSEIKTAFQMGFMIFIPFLVIDMIVASILMSMGMMMLPPVMISLPFKILLFVLVDGWYLIIKSLLQSF
- a CDS encoding flagellar biosynthetic protein FliO yields the protein MKLTIVQKFLSAFILLIFLVTQLPYVSVHAETDTDPNKPVSELFNKEPEKGTSTDTDEDAITPPAEDLTTDKADVGSSAGDYIKTLFALVFVLGLLFGLLKFVNRKNKLYDKNRLMKNMGGISLGQHKSIQLVVIGESYYLIGVGDDIRLLKEITDPDEIDKLVEFYAGDNSTEIVSGMLNRILAKVAGKSKSNSSVKTEESPDFSTVFQSRLEEMKEERKRHISRLTEKERNRDE
- the fliQ gene encoding flagellar biosynthesis protein FliQ is translated as MTEELVVEIAERAIWVILLTSGPLLILALVTGLSVSIFQATTQIQEQTLAFVPKIVSVLVGIVIFGPWMLARVTTFTADIFENLGRYIG
- a CDS encoding flagellar FlbD family protein, producing MIRVTRLNKTEFTLNALYIEKVESFPDTTITLTTGTKYVVLDTADEVNSRIIKFYKAVQLLSNPHIWSEEDEE
- a CDS encoding response regulator, encoding MSRRILIVDDAAFMRMMIKDILTKNNFEVVGEAADGVQAIEKYFDLKPDLVTMDITMPEMDGIAALKAIKEKDPAAKIIMCSAMGQQAMVIDAIQAGAKDFIVKPFQADRVVEAIEKALG